A window of the Canis lupus baileyi chromosome 8, mCanLup2.hap1, whole genome shotgun sequence genome harbors these coding sequences:
- the LIMK1 gene encoding LIM domain kinase 1 isoform X2, with the protein MLQKMLALRRSRFLRGAKCCECSASLSHQYYEKDGQLFCKRDYWARYGEACHGCSEHITKGLVMVAGELKYHPECFICLTCGTFIGDGDTYTLVEHSKLYCGHCYYQTVVTPAIEQVLPDSPGSRLPHTVTLVSIPASPHGKRGLSVSIDPAHGPPGCSTEHSHTVRVQGVDPGCMSPDVKNSIHVGDRILEINGTPIRNVPLDEIDLLIQETSRLLQLTLEHDPHDTPGHGPGPELSPLGSPTPTPSGEVGTSSRQKPVLRSYSIDRSPGAGSLSSPASQRKDLGRSESLRVVCRPHRIFRPSDLIHGEVLGKGCFGQAIKVTHRETGEVMVMKELIRFDEETQRTFLKEVKVMRCLEHPNVLKFIGVLYKDKRLNFITEYIKGGTLRDIIKSMDSQYPWTQRVSFAKDIASGMAYLHSMNIIHRDLNSHNCLVRENKNVVVADFGLARLMVEEKTQPGGLRSIKKSDRKKRYTVVGNPYWMAPEMINGRSYDEKVDVFSFGIVLCEIIGRVNADPDYLPRTMDFGLNVRGFLDRYCPPNCPPSFFPITVRCCDLDPEKRPSFMKLEQWLETLRMHLASHLPLGLQLEELDRSFWETYRRGESGLPAHPEVPD; encoded by the exons ATGCTGCAAAAGATGCTGGCCCTGAGGAGAAGCCGCTTCCTCAGAGGAGCCAa GTGTTGTGAATGCAGTGCCTCCCTCTCACACCAATACTACGAGAAGGATGGACAGCTCTTCTGCAAGAGGGACTACTGGGCCCGCTATGGAGAGGCCTGCCACGGGTGCTCGGAGCACATCACCAAGGGGCTGGTCATG GTGGCTGGGGAGCTGAAATACCACCCCGAGTGCTTCATCTGCCTCACGTGCGGAACCTTCATCGGTGACGGAGACACCTACACGCTGGTGGAGCACTCCAAGCTGTACTG CGGGCACTGCTACTACCAGACTGTGGTGACCCCCGCCATCGAGCAGGTCCTGCCCGACTCCCCCGGCTCCCGCCTGCCCCACACAGTTACCCTAGTATCCATCCCCGCCTCACCTCATGGCAAACGTGGCCTGTCGGTCTCCATTGACCCCGCCCACGGCCCGCCAGGCTGCAGCACAGAGCACTCCCACACCGTCCGCGTCCAGGG AGTGGACCCAGGCTGCATGAGCCCAGATGTGAAGAATTCCATCCACGTGGGAGACCGGATCCTCGAAATCAATGGCACACCCATCCGGAACGTGCCCCTGGATGAG ATTGATCTGCTGATCCAGGAAACCAGCCGCCTGCTCCAGCTAACTCTTGAGCATGACCCCCATGACACCCCGGGTCATGGGCCAGGGCCTGAGCTCAGCCCCCTGGgctccccaacccccactcccAGTGGGGAGGTGGGCACCTCTTCCCGGCAGAAGCCTGTCCT GAGGAGCTACAGCATTGACAGGTCTCCGGGTGCTGGCTCACTAagctccccagcctcccagcgcAAGGACCTGGGTCGCTCTGAATCCCTCCGTGTGGTCTGCCGGCCGCACCGCATCTTCCGGCCATCGGATCTCATCCATGGGGAGGTGTTGGGCAAAGGCTGCTTCGGCCAGGCCATCAAG GTGACACACCGGGAGACAGGCGAAGTGATGGTGATGAAGGAACTGATCCGGTTTGATGAAGAGACCCAGAGGACGTTCCTCAAGGAG GTAAAGGTCATGAGATGCCTGGAGCACCCTAACGTGCTCAAGTTCATCGGAGTGCTCTACAAGGACAAGAGGCTCAACTTCATCACAGAGTACATCAAGGGGGGTACCCTCCGGGACATCATCAAGAGTATG gaCAGCCAGTACCCGTGGACTCAGAGGGTGAGCTTTGCCAAGGATATCGCTTCAGGGATG gcttACCTCCACTCCATGAACATTATCCACCGGGACCTGAACTCACACAACTGCCTGGTCCGAGAG AACAAGAACGTGGTGGTGGCTGACTTTGGGCTGGCACGGCTCATGGTGGAAGAGAAGACACAGCCCGGAGGCCTTCGAAGCATCAAGAAGTCAGATCGCAAGAAGCGATACACGGTAGTGGGCAACCCATACTGGATGGCGCCTGAGATGATCAATG GCCGCAGCTACGATGAGAAGGTGGATGTGTTTTCCTTTGGAATCGTCCTGTGCGAG ATCATTGGGCGGGTGAATGCGGACCCCGACTACCTGCCCCGCACCATGGACTTTGGCCTCAATGTGCGGGGCTTCCTGGACCGTTACTGCCCTCCAAACTGCCCTCCGAGCTTTTTCCCCATAACTGTGCGCTGCTGTGATCTGGACCCCGAGAAGAG GCCCTCCTTTATGAAGCTGGAGCAGTGGCTGGAGACCCTCCGCATGCACTTGGCCAGCCACCTGCCACTGGGCCTGCAGCTGGAAGAACTGGACAGGAGCTTCTGGGAGACCTACCGGCGAGGCGAGAGCGGACTGCCCGCTCACCCCGAGGTCCCCGACTGA
- the LIMK1 gene encoding LIM domain kinase 1 isoform X1 — MRLTLLCCTWREERMGEEGSELPMCASCGQRIYDGQYLQALNADWHADCFRCCECSASLSHQYYEKDGQLFCKRDYWARYGEACHGCSEHITKGLVMVAGELKYHPECFICLTCGTFIGDGDTYTLVEHSKLYCGHCYYQTVVTPAIEQVLPDSPGSRLPHTVTLVSIPASPHGKRGLSVSIDPAHGPPGCSTEHSHTVRVQGVDPGCMSPDVKNSIHVGDRILEINGTPIRNVPLDEIDLLIQETSRLLQLTLEHDPHDTPGHGPGPELSPLGSPTPTPSGEVGTSSRQKPVLRSYSIDRSPGAGSLSSPASQRKDLGRSESLRVVCRPHRIFRPSDLIHGEVLGKGCFGQAIKVTHRETGEVMVMKELIRFDEETQRTFLKEVKVMRCLEHPNVLKFIGVLYKDKRLNFITEYIKGGTLRDIIKSMDSQYPWTQRVSFAKDIASGMAYLHSMNIIHRDLNSHNCLVRENKNVVVADFGLARLMVEEKTQPGGLRSIKKSDRKKRYTVVGNPYWMAPEMINGRSYDEKVDVFSFGIVLCEIIGRVNADPDYLPRTMDFGLNVRGFLDRYCPPNCPPSFFPITVRCCDLDPEKRPSFMKLEQWLETLRMHLASHLPLGLQLEELDRSFWETYRRGESGLPAHPEVPD, encoded by the exons GTGTTGTGAATGCAGTGCCTCCCTCTCACACCAATACTACGAGAAGGATGGACAGCTCTTCTGCAAGAGGGACTACTGGGCCCGCTATGGAGAGGCCTGCCACGGGTGCTCGGAGCACATCACCAAGGGGCTGGTCATG GTGGCTGGGGAGCTGAAATACCACCCCGAGTGCTTCATCTGCCTCACGTGCGGAACCTTCATCGGTGACGGAGACACCTACACGCTGGTGGAGCACTCCAAGCTGTACTG CGGGCACTGCTACTACCAGACTGTGGTGACCCCCGCCATCGAGCAGGTCCTGCCCGACTCCCCCGGCTCCCGCCTGCCCCACACAGTTACCCTAGTATCCATCCCCGCCTCACCTCATGGCAAACGTGGCCTGTCGGTCTCCATTGACCCCGCCCACGGCCCGCCAGGCTGCAGCACAGAGCACTCCCACACCGTCCGCGTCCAGGG AGTGGACCCAGGCTGCATGAGCCCAGATGTGAAGAATTCCATCCACGTGGGAGACCGGATCCTCGAAATCAATGGCACACCCATCCGGAACGTGCCCCTGGATGAG ATTGATCTGCTGATCCAGGAAACCAGCCGCCTGCTCCAGCTAACTCTTGAGCATGACCCCCATGACACCCCGGGTCATGGGCCAGGGCCTGAGCTCAGCCCCCTGGgctccccaacccccactcccAGTGGGGAGGTGGGCACCTCTTCCCGGCAGAAGCCTGTCCT GAGGAGCTACAGCATTGACAGGTCTCCGGGTGCTGGCTCACTAagctccccagcctcccagcgcAAGGACCTGGGTCGCTCTGAATCCCTCCGTGTGGTCTGCCGGCCGCACCGCATCTTCCGGCCATCGGATCTCATCCATGGGGAGGTGTTGGGCAAAGGCTGCTTCGGCCAGGCCATCAAG GTGACACACCGGGAGACAGGCGAAGTGATGGTGATGAAGGAACTGATCCGGTTTGATGAAGAGACCCAGAGGACGTTCCTCAAGGAG GTAAAGGTCATGAGATGCCTGGAGCACCCTAACGTGCTCAAGTTCATCGGAGTGCTCTACAAGGACAAGAGGCTCAACTTCATCACAGAGTACATCAAGGGGGGTACCCTCCGGGACATCATCAAGAGTATG gaCAGCCAGTACCCGTGGACTCAGAGGGTGAGCTTTGCCAAGGATATCGCTTCAGGGATG gcttACCTCCACTCCATGAACATTATCCACCGGGACCTGAACTCACACAACTGCCTGGTCCGAGAG AACAAGAACGTGGTGGTGGCTGACTTTGGGCTGGCACGGCTCATGGTGGAAGAGAAGACACAGCCCGGAGGCCTTCGAAGCATCAAGAAGTCAGATCGCAAGAAGCGATACACGGTAGTGGGCAACCCATACTGGATGGCGCCTGAGATGATCAATG GCCGCAGCTACGATGAGAAGGTGGATGTGTTTTCCTTTGGAATCGTCCTGTGCGAG ATCATTGGGCGGGTGAATGCGGACCCCGACTACCTGCCCCGCACCATGGACTTTGGCCTCAATGTGCGGGGCTTCCTGGACCGTTACTGCCCTCCAAACTGCCCTCCGAGCTTTTTCCCCATAACTGTGCGCTGCTGTGATCTGGACCCCGAGAAGAG GCCCTCCTTTATGAAGCTGGAGCAGTGGCTGGAGACCCTCCGCATGCACTTGGCCAGCCACCTGCCACTGGGCCTGCAGCTGGAAGAACTGGACAGGAGCTTCTGGGAGACCTACCGGCGAGGCGAGAGCGGACTGCCCGCTCACCCCGAGGTCCCCGACTGA